In the Methanococcoides sp. LMO-2 genome, one interval contains:
- the hdrC gene encoding CoB--CoM heterodisulfide reductase subunit C — MSLRNEPNLISLMEGTGSDILKCMHCGVCSGSCPSGRHTSLNIRRLLKKARNDAGVLSDDSLWMCTTCYNCQERCPRGIGIVDAIFEMRALAVREGIIYPEHRKVGELLLEHGHAVPIDEENMAKREALGLAPLPPTVHSFPEGLEEVKKLMASCRFDELMSEK, encoded by the coding sequence ATGTCCCTCAGAAATGAACCGAATCTGATTTCCCTTATGGAAGGGACCGGCTCTGATATTTTAAAATGCATGCACTGTGGTGTCTGCAGCGGTAGCTGCCCGTCGGGAAGGCATACAAGCCTGAATATCAGGAGGCTCTTGAAGAAAGCACGTAATGATGCCGGGGTACTTTCTGATGACTCTCTCTGGATGTGCACCACCTGTTACAATTGCCAGGAGCGGTGTCCGAGAGGTATAGGCATCGTTGATGCTATATTCGAGATGCGTGCGCTTGCTGTGAGGGAAGGAATCATTTACCCTGAACACCGAAAGGTCGGAGAGCTGCTTCTGGAACATGGGCATGCTGTTCCTATCGATGAAGAGAACATGGCAAAGCGAGAAGCCCTGGGACTTGCTCCGCTGCCACCCACAGTTCACAGTTTCCCTGAAGGGCTGGAAGAGGTAAAGAAATTGATGGCATCATGCAGGTTCGATGAGCTGATGTCCGAAAAATGA
- the hdrB gene encoding CoB--CoM heterodisulfide reductase subunit B, with protein sequence MANLSLFLGCVIPNRYPGIEKSTKLCLEKLGVDCVDLEGASCCPAPGVLRSFDKATWLALAGRNIALSEELDRDLLTICNGCYGSLADANYEVKEDEQLKKDVNSHLEKIGRSIKGDHEVRHITEFLHRDIGPEKIRDIVINPLELRVAVHYGCHLLKPSKGRVGSSFERPVFFDELVEATGAKSVEYSDKMECCGAGGGVRSALPDEALALTGHKLSMIESAEVDCIVNACPFCHMQLDVGQVDLNEKTGTSHNIPVLHYTQLLGLALGFSVEGLGIDLNAVVNTDFLMKVLSE encoded by the coding sequence ATGGCAAATTTATCACTTTTTCTGGGATGTGTGATCCCTAACCGTTATCCGGGTATCGAAAAGAGCACAAAGCTCTGCCTTGAGAAGCTGGGTGTCGATTGTGTTGACCTTGAAGGTGCATCATGCTGCCCTGCTCCTGGCGTACTTCGCTCTTTTGACAAGGCCACCTGGCTCGCCCTTGCCGGCAGGAACATTGCATTATCCGAAGAGCTGGATCGCGACCTGCTGACCATCTGTAATGGTTGCTATGGCTCACTTGCCGATGCAAATTACGAGGTCAAAGAAGACGAGCAGCTCAAAAAGGATGTGAACTCCCATCTTGAAAAGATCGGAAGAAGCATCAAAGGCGACCACGAGGTCCGTCACATAACCGAGTTCCTTCACAGGGATATCGGTCCGGAGAAGATTCGTGATATTGTCATAAATCCTCTGGAACTGAGGGTTGCCGTGCACTATGGGTGTCACCTTTTAAAGCCATCTAAAGGACGTGTGGGTTCAAGTTTTGAAAGACCAGTGTTCTTTGATGAACTTGTGGAAGCAACAGGCGCAAAAAGCGTTGAGTACTCCGATAAGATGGAGTGCTGCGGGGCCGGTGGAGGTGTGCGTTCCGCATTGCCGGATGAAGCACTTGCGCTTACCGGTCATAAGTTATCCATGATCGAATCTGCAGAGGTTGATTGCATAGTAAATGCATGCCCCTTCTGCCATATGCAGCTGGATGTGGGACAGGTGGACCTTAATGAGAAAACTGGCACCTCGCATAATATTCCTGTGCTTCACTATACTCAGCTTCTGGGACTGGCTCTTGGTTTTTCAGTTGAGGGACTGGGCATCGACCTGAATGCAGTGGTGAATACTGACTTCCTTATGAAGGTTCTGTCAGAATAA
- the glnA gene encoding type I glutamate--ammonia ligase has translation MTNSEKKIQTKEDVLEAVTEYDVKFIRTQFTDTLGMIKSWAIPSENLEDAFNDGVMFDGSSIEGFTRIEESDMMLMPDPTTFNILPWRPSEGAVARIIGDVKLPDGTPFEGDPRYILKRAIQQAKDMGFTMNVGPELEFFLFKLDENGNATTEMTDYGGYFDFAPLDRAQDVRREIDYALEHMGFKLEASHHEVAPSQHEIDFRFGDVLTTADNVVTFKYVVKSIAYHKGYYATFMPKPIFGENGSGMHANQSLMTEDGKNAFYDPNAENGLSDNARYYIGGLLDHISEFTAITNPVVNSYKRLVPGYEAPIYITWSDSNRSSLIRIPATRGMGTRVELRNPDPSCNPYLAFAVMLEAGLDGIRNKIEPGESLRMNIFELSEQEREEMGIESLPGNLKEATDKMKTSNFVRNALGDHVFENYLAAKTAEWDNYKARVHQWELDTYLSIL, from the coding sequence ATGACAAACTCTGAAAAAAAGATACAGACCAAGGAAGACGTACTGGAAGCAGTAACCGAATATGATGTAAAGTTCATCAGAACCCAGTTCACCGATACACTGGGAATGATCAAGAGCTGGGCAATCCCTTCAGAGAACCTGGAAGATGCCTTCAATGACGGTGTTATGTTCGATGGTTCCTCAATCGAGGGATTCACAAGGATCGAAGAATCCGACATGATGCTAATGCCCGATCCTACAACCTTCAATATACTCCCATGGAGGCCTTCCGAAGGTGCAGTTGCTCGTATCATAGGCGATGTCAAACTGCCTGACGGAACACCCTTTGAAGGAGATCCAAGATACATCCTGAAAAGAGCCATCCAGCAGGCAAAGGATATGGGATTCACTATGAACGTAGGACCTGAACTGGAATTCTTCCTTTTCAAGCTGGACGAGAACGGAAACGCAACTACTGAGATGACCGACTACGGTGGATACTTTGACTTTGCACCGCTGGACAGGGCACAGGATGTCCGCAGGGAGATCGACTATGCACTGGAGCACATGGGCTTCAAGCTGGAAGCATCCCACCACGAGGTCGCGCCTTCACAGCACGAGATCGACTTCCGGTTCGGAGATGTCCTTACAACAGCAGACAATGTTGTCACCTTCAAATACGTGGTCAAGTCCATTGCATACCACAAAGGCTATTATGCAACCTTTATGCCAAAGCCAATCTTTGGAGAGAACGGCTCAGGAATGCACGCAAACCAGTCCCTGATGACAGAGGATGGAAAGAATGCATTCTATGATCCTAATGCAGAGAATGGGCTCTCCGACAATGCAAGATACTACATCGGCGGCCTGCTTGACCACATCAGCGAATTTACAGCTATCACAAATCCGGTGGTGAACTCCTACAAGCGTCTTGTACCGGGTTATGAGGCACCGATATACATCACATGGTCTGACAGCAACAGGAGCTCACTGATCCGTATCCCTGCAACAAGGGGCATGGGCACCCGGGTGGAGCTCAGGAACCCTGACCCTTCATGTAACCCGTACCTTGCATTTGCAGTTATGCTGGAAGCAGGTCTTGACGGGATCAGGAACAAGATAGAGCCGGGAGAATCGCTCAGGATGAACATCTTCGAACTTAGTGAACAGGAAAGAGAGGAAATGGGAATTGAATCCCTGCCGGGCAACCTGAAGGAAGCGACCGACAAAATGAAGACGAGCAATTTCGTGAGAAACGCTCTTGGAGACCATGTCTTTGAGAACTACCTCGCTGCAAAGACTGCGGAATGGGACAACTACAAGGCACGTGTGCATCAGTGGGAACTTGACACGTACCTCAGTATATTGTAA